A window from Fibrobacter sp. encodes these proteins:
- a CDS encoding helix-turn-helix domain-containing protein yields the protein MTADELLTKTDLEKAVSTLKNELLDSISAMIGGGASAGSRVLNVKQAAEYLKCAEDTVRKRAQRGEIAYSKDGRDLKFYISDLDEYLRSKRIMSVDEASQKASLLRHFR from the coding sequence ATGACTGCGGATGAACTTCTTACAAAGACCGACCTGGAGAAGGCTGTTTCCACCTTGAAAAACGAGCTTTTAGACTCCATCAGTGCTATGATTGGAGGCGGAGCTTCAGCCGGGAGTCGTGTTCTCAACGTCAAGCAGGCGGCAGAGTACCTCAAATGTGCAGAGGATACCGTTAGAAAGCGTGCTCAACGTGGTGAAATCGCCTATTCAAAAGACGGTCGCGACCTAAAATTCTACATTAGCGATCTAGATGAATACTTGCGCTCTAAAAGGATTATGTCGGTTGATGAGGCTTCACAAAAAGCGTCACTTCTGCGTCACTTTAGATAG